Within Salarias fasciatus chromosome 15, fSalaFa1.1, whole genome shotgun sequence, the genomic segment AGGCGTCGTACGTCCCCACCTTGGACGGATTGTCCCAGATCAATTTCCCATCTGATGTTGCTTGGGACAAAACAACAGGATAATCAGGCAAAGTCGGAAATGACTCTTTTAAAATCATCTGAAGAGTGGCACAAAAAGACCCAAACTGGTAAAATAGTTAAAATTTCGATGTTTTCCacaaaagaaatgctgaaaaaaagaaaagagaaactactaaaatcagattaaaaaaacagtcaaatgtaTTGTGTTGTTCATTGTCTGAATTGTAACTGAAAATCCATTAATGCAGcagaataaagtttttatctgtGTTTCAGATCGAGAAATGAAACTTTATGAGACGTTCTCATTTTAAAGCTTAAATTCACTCCGAGGCTCCAGTGAAACATCATTTGGTAGAAATTAAGTTgcaaaaatgtctgttttggtTGTAAAGGCAATAAAATCGAATACTAAAATGAAGAacacttttggaaaatgtagaGCTGGAAACAATGTTCTGAATTACGGAGcacatccagaggaggaggagagatatGACAAACACCTGTGTGATTTCTGGAATGtcttttttcctgttaaatCCACCGTATTATCACTTTTACCTCCGTACTAACTGAAGATGTGCCTCCTCCTGGACTTGATGTCTTGTGCAGGCacactgtgaaaatgtgtggatAAAATTTACTCTTTGATATGTTCATtgtttatgattaaaaaaatcatcttgATAAAGTCAGTATCTTCTCTGAGTTGGCGTGAGAGTTCAGTGGCTGTTTTCCAagctaaataataataaaagatctTTACACAGCTTAAAACAGCTGATCGCCTCAAGATAAGAGGATTTTAAAACACTGCGAACGGGTTTATTGTTGTGTTTATCTGACTGTAACTGTGTGGCGGGATATGAGCTGCTTTATCTGTGGTAAACACTTCAGCGGTGCATTTATAAGCTTCGCCCTGTGGGGAATAATAAAGGATACAAAGGGATtgtcaacaaagaaaatcaacagtAGGTTtatcaaacatgaggcccgtgggccaaaactggcagtcaagaggctccaatccggtcaaaccaaaaattcaaagaaaactgattgCATGAGCCAGACCCCGTCAGGATGAAACACACTCACTGGTCAGGGCGGTGGTGAGGCTGCGAGCCGTGGACATCCTCAGTGTGACGTCGGGGTCTTGGTCCATCACCACCAGCGTAGCCTGCCTGTTGACCGCCGGCCACTGCAGCACGGCGTCGTTCTCCCCGCTGGCCAGGTGGAAGTACAGCGCGGTGTACTTCCCCGTGAAGTCGGTGTAGGTGGACACAGGCTGGACCAGGATCCCGTAGCCGTACCCCTCGGGGCTCCAGAGGGCCGTGCTGGTGTCGGCCGTTTCCAGGATCTTGGAGAAGTTCTGGATCCTCCACACGGCGCTGGGGCAGCGCGTCTCCGTCAGGCTCACGTCGTCCACGTAAATCCCGCCACCGGACGCCGAGGGCTCGCCTCGCATTGCCTGGAAGCCGTAGCGAAACTTCACTCCCACCTCCAGCGGGACGTGGGCGATCTTCCACGTGTGGTCAGAATCCGCTGGGGAGCCAGGAAAACTGTCTGTTAGCCAAGATCTTCAGCAAAAGGTTGATCTCAGGAAACAAATCGATAGAGAAAAAGTACCTGGAAGTAGGACTGTTAATGTAGAACATATACTTTTACTTTTAGTTAAGTATATATTTTGCTGCTGTTCTGTACTtttccttaaagctcgtgtccggagtttccgttcgtttccaacgtatgtatcatttttcaacagagcttaaatgtgtcagtctggttcgatacgacaatataatattagcataaagcaatataaaaatttatttatgagccccgccttcgtctcatagacccccatgttatccgaaaaagcgccggtcagcgtcagccaatagatttcgagcttccgcattctcctgttgtcaatcaaagtgtacgcgcagccagagagcacggccgctcgcccaggtaGAGGTGAGTTGGCcatgcagcagccgccccgcttacctcggatatatccatggtctgctgaacatccaccgtaaacagctaaccatggaggatgctgtaagactcggaggctctcattttcacccgacggataatgcgcgtgcacaattgaaggggcgtggcttggtcgctcatgaaagcagagggagggcggaacctcgagacattggattaaaaaaacctctctctttcaaaactctggacacgagctttaagtgcTGAGGTTCTGAACTTCCTCCTCCACTGATTACAGTcgtgctgcacagcagcagcctttCAGCTTTCAACTAGAGGACTGGCCTTGAACTCTCCCAGAAGGTCTGCAGTCTGGCTGTTTTCCAAAACTTCCTCCATGGGAGCTTGTGTGTTTctaaaaagttgcgtttccagCAGCTCCGAGCACCACGGTCGTATAAAGAAACACCGAAAACACAATGAAGTTTTGGAGTTCTCACTTGAAATCACTGCGAGCCCTAAGACTGTAAACGGGCCATAAAACTGTTATTTCAGTTGTTAATATGGGATCAAACTATCCCACTGAACAACATGTTAATTAACCTTTGACTGCATGTTGTTACATTTGGGTTGTAAATCAAAGACAGCAGGTGTCTTGTAGGTGAAATGTAAATCCAGAAAACGCAGAAATATCTGGGAAGACAATGCAAATCAGTGAAGGTctgagctccacacagaccTTATCACCACTTTGGGCACATGAACAGACTGATCTCTTGTGTTTGGTTCATAACTTAGTGGGCCTGATGAGCTACATTTACATATATTTACATACAGTACAAACATCCCAAACAGGACTTGATAAATGAAATGACAATGCTGATGATATCAAAATCATTACCGTACTTTAAAAAATGGGATTTGGTTCCAGTATTCAGAAATAATAAGAATGTATTCATGAATATAGTCTGTGGTCCCTTTATGTGTCCAATCAGTATGAATCTGAAGCTGAAGAAGGGGTTGTACCTCTCTGTCAATAATCTCTGGTAGAATATTTCATCAATGGAAGAATCGTAGGAAGCTGCCTTCTGTCTTTGTTAAACTAACTCGGTGATAGATGCAGTTTTATGATATAAAGTTGAATCTGTAACTGTTTATCATGCAGCATCTAATGTAGGAAAGCATCCAAAAGAAAcctcaaacacaaaacaacagaaggattttctgttgtttctggatGTTCTGAGATaacttcatttgaatttcatgtCTTAGTTACCGAGCAGCTGAAGAAATAACCAAATTAACTTTTGCCACCATGCAAATCTCTGCTTTTCGGCCTGTTAATGGATGAATCCATGTTGCCGCAGCACGAGCTGGATCGTTACCGTGAAACGTTTGTATCTTCCTCATTCTGCGAACGGCGCCCATGCCGTCATCCGTGTTCACCCAGATCACCAGTTTGTCTTTGGGGCTTCCGTTCATCTTGTAGAAGAACTCCAGGCACTGCAGCTTCCTCTTGGGGTACAGGATGCGGGACTCCAGCAGGGCGGACTCCTGAGGATTCCCCGACTTGGTGTCGAAGTGCATGAAGTACCCggcatctgaaaaacaaaccaacagtcAACTCCTCCAGTAGTTTGGAGAAACCTCCTTCTGAATCGCCCTTCACACCTCTGCACCGTCCCAGCAGCGTGTGGTCCTCCGAGGCCTCGCTGCTCTTGGTGTGGACCCAGTCGCCGTCGTCGGTGGAGGGCTGGATCATCCCGCAGATGTTCTCTAACTCAAAGGCGCACTGATCCAGCAGCGTGAGCGGGGCGCCTGGAGTAGAAGACGGCCAGGACCTCAGCTTTAACTTGACCCACAGACTTGACGACAGCGAGTCAGACCGGCGACGCGATACGTACTGCAGTTGTACATGCGGTTGAGCCTGAACGTGTCCATCTCACTGAAGTCCAGGTACTGGCCTATAATGTTCTGGAATGCGGGGATcttggtggtgatggtggggaTGGAGTCGTTCTTGTTGAAGGAGAAGGGCCTGTAGTGCATGATGGACTCGTAGTCGTACGCCGTGTTCTGATCGGTGATGAAGTTATCTTCGTATTTATTGAAGTTGTGTTCCTTTCCTGGAGAGAATGCAGCGGTTTCAAACGACATGCCGCAAAAATGTCTCAATAAGAAACATCAGTACAGCTCCAGTGAAATCACTAAGAATCCCAAAGGTCATCTTAGAATACCGTTTTGTTGAGAAGACTCTTCAATGAATCTCTGTTCCTGGACTCACCttcctccacctggtccagccAGATGTTGACGTAGTCGTCCCGGTCTGTGCGGGACTGCTCGTGGTAAAACCCCAGTGCGTGGAGGAGCTCGTGCTCAATGACGGCCTTGTGGTCACAGCCGGTTCCCAAAGACAAGATCTGACCGACCTGCTGGTCTCCAACGGAGGAGAAGCACCTGTGGCGACGGGAAGAGCTCACTCAGGTCCTTGATTACAAACGGTGGCCATTTTTTAGCAGCTTCCAGCATCCAGGGACATTTTATTAGGCTCCGGCTTACAAAAAAGGATTCCTCCTTTACTCAAGGACATGAACTTTAATGTGTAATTAAAGGTAATCATTAACACGGCCATCACTTTACAGTACCCTCCTCGCTTCTCGAACTTGATGAAGGTCTTTTCTCCCTCGTAAGGCTTAAAGTCGACGCAGGACTTGAGTCGATACATCTCAAACGCCTGATGGACGCAGCCTTTGGCGTTCAGGTCTGAGGGAGGCAGTCAGGAGAAAATGTTACATACCTTTGGCCTCGTGCAGACTTccccatcagtctgtccagtttATTCAAACTGGCGGGTCTT encodes:
- the LOC115401496 gene encoding meprin A subunit alpha-like, with amino-acid sequence MYREVYENGEDENPILNKGSKENLMEGDILIPGGRNALLDQRYRWKFPIPYILGDDLDLNAKGCVHQAFEMYRLKSCVDFKPYEGEKTFIKFEKRGGCFSSVGDQQVGQILSLGTGCDHKAVIEHELLHALGFYHEQSRTDRDDYVNIWLDQVEEGKEHNFNKYEDNFITDQNTAYDYESIMHYRPFSFNKNDSIPTITTKIPAFQNIIGQYLDFSEMDTFRLNRMYNCSAPLTLLDQCAFELENICGMIQPSTDDGDWVHTKSSEASEDHTLLGRCRDAGYFMHFDTKSGNPQESALLESRILYPKRKLQCLEFFYKMNGSPKDKLVIWVNTDDGMGAVRRMRKIQTFHADSDHTWKIAHVPLEVGVKFRYGFQAMRGEPSASGGGIYVDDVSLTETRCPSAVWRIQNFSKILETADTSTALWSPEGYGYGILVQPVSTYTDFTGKYTALYFHLASGENDAVLQWPAVNRQATLVVMDQDPDVTLRMSTARSLTTALTTTSDGKLIWDNPSKVGTYDASCGCYRGASWGWRNFVKHFDLRRRNYLKNDDLIITVDFDDLTSLIKTEVTIQSEE